Proteins from a genomic interval of Oncorhynchus clarkii lewisi isolate Uvic-CL-2024 chromosome 13, UVic_Ocla_1.0, whole genome shotgun sequence:
- the LOC139424143 gene encoding zinc finger protein 239-like, with protein sequence MSSLSYSPPVKEEVCWTEKEALEEEEAVTIQKQVEGEAVTVKEEEKDAFRVEDEDVFGMKDEEGEITVTLEEDEKEKTGDLINTRKYSEVMGPTERRDYRGSAGDPQQHHDADEAEKSLSRSEHLKKYLPRPTGKKSHHCSDCGKSYSRTDSLKLHKRIHQRVHTGEKSHHCFDCGKSYLKSDSLKLHLRIHTGENLHCCSDCGKRFTSSVDLKIHQRIHTGEKPYGCNQCGKSFTQSSGLIVHQITHTGEKSNSCTQCGKSFATSGYLKIHQRIHTGVKPFRCDQCGKSFATSGYLKIHQQTHT encoded by the exons ATgagttcactaagctactctcctcctgttaaagaagaggtctgctggacggagaaagaagctctcgaggaagaggaggctgttacaatacaaaaacaagtagagggtgaggctgttacagtgaaagaagaagagaaagacgccTTCAGAGTGGAGGATGAAGACGTTTTTGGAATGAAGGATGAAGagggggagattactgtcacattaGAGGAGGACGAAAAAGAGAAGACtggagatctgattaacaccagaaaataca gtgaagtcatgggtcctaca gagagacgGGACTATCGTGGATCCGCTGGTGATcctcaacaacatcatgatgctgacgaggcagagaaaagtctctccagatcagaacacctcaagaaaTACCTACCgagacccacagggaagaaatctcaccactgctctgactgtgggaagagttactCAAGAACAGATTCACTTAAACTACATAAGAGAATACACCAGcgagtacacacaggagagaaatctcaccactgttttgactgtgggaagagttactTAAAATCAGATTCACTTAAACTACACCtgagaatacacactggagagaatcttcactgctgctctgactgtgggaagagattcacctctTCAGTAGACCTTAAAATACATCAgagaattcacactggagagaaaccttatggctgtaatcaatgtgggaagagttttactcagtcaagcGGCCTGATAGTACACCAgataacacacacaggagagaaatcaaatagctgtactcaatgtgggaagagttttgctacATCTGGCTATCTGAAgatacaccagagaatacacacaggagtgaAACCCTTTAgatgtgatcaatgtgggaagagttttgctacATCTGGCTATCTGAAGATACACCAGCAGACACACACATGA